Part of the Methanothermobacter sp. genome, CTATTATATCGGCACGGGTTGACTTGGTTCCAAGGCCCCTCTTCTCCAGTTCCCTTATGAGTGAGGCCTCATTGTATCTGGCCGGAGGTTTTGTCTCCTTCTCCAAGGCGGATACCCCCACAACGCCCATAACATCCCCCTTGGATATATCAGGGAAAACCTCATCTTCAATGCGGGTGTAGGGGTAGCTATCCATCCATCCCCTCTTGCTCACCCTCTTTCTTGAGAAACTGAACTCCTCCCCTCCTATTTCAAGGTCGACCCTCATTGTCTGTAGAATGGCATCCTCTCTGAATACACTTATGAAACGGTGGACGATGAGTTCATAGATCTTTCTTTCATCACTGGAAAGATCTGATGGGAGAAGACCTGTTGGGTGTATTGCAGGGTGTGCATCATCAACCTTTTTACCCTCGTGGGGTTTTAGGGGTTCCCTGAGCCCTTCAATGTGCGCACCGAACCGGGGGTCCTCTGAAAGCCTGTCCAGTATCTTACGGTAACCTATGCTTTCAGGGAGTTTCTGGGATGATGTCCTGGGATAGGAGGTGTAACCCTCGGTGTAGAGGTTCTGTGCGATGGTCTGGGTCTTCTTGGGGCTGAATCCAAATACACGGTATGCCTCTGACTGGAGTGATCCCAGGTCAAAGGGCACAGGCGGTTTCCTTACTGTGTCCCTTACCTTCACACCTCTGACCGAGGCATCGCTGCCACCACACCTCTCAAGGACCTCATCAACAAGGGGGCGCTGGAATATCTTACCCCTTCTGCTCTCTGCCACGATCCCTGATTCCAGTTCTGCCTGGATTATCCAGTAGGGGACCGGTTCGAATTCCCTTATCTCCTTCTCCCTTTCAACGAGTATCGCAAGGGTGGGGGTCTGAACCCTACCGGCAGATAATTTAATGAAGCGGTTTGTGGCCTCCTTCACGGATTTCATGAGGGACCTTGAGATGTTAACACCGAATATGAAGTCAAGGATGTGCCGTGCAGCGCCACTGTCCACCTGCCCGCAGTCAAGTTCTATGGGGTTCTCATAGGCGCTCTGTATCTCATCCCCTGTGAGGGTTGAGAACTTCATCCTGACGGTTTTCTTGAGCGCATCCTCGCCGCAGCCATATCTGATGGCGTTGAAACCGATGAGTGTACCCTCTATGTCGTAATCACAGGCATGTATGTAGCGGTCAGCGCCGATAGCGAACTTTTTTATTACATTGAGGTAATCCTTAACGTAGTTCTTCTTCTTATCAATCTCATGAAGGGGCGCCCATTCAAGGTCAAAGAAGTGCTCTTCGCCGGGTTTACTCGGGCGAAGTGAATAGAGGTGCCCAACGGCTGATACGATGGTCACCCTTTTATTGCCTTCAGAATATTCCCAGTAGGACACCTTTCTGTACTTCTTTCTCTCTGCATCTGGAAAGAGTGCTCCTGCGATCTTCTCTGATGACTTGGGCTTCTCACATATTATAACTTCGTGCATCTTACCACTCGGAACCGTCACCTGTAGAATCCATAGAAGTCACTGCAGTAACTGCACATGGGATACTTGCCGTAATGATAATGGCTTGAGTCATCGGCGTTTATGTTGAACTTCTTATGGCATATGAAGCACACTTCTATCTTCTCTTCGTCTGAGGACTTCCCTTCACACATATATGATCCCCTAAACGATCCTGTGCTTCTGGAGAAGAAGAATTTCATCCTTAGTAAGCTTCTTACCCTCTTTGAATTTCTCATATATTTCACGGGCCCTCTCCTTCTCCTCAAGATCCCTTTCACGGGTGGCCCTTCTTTTAACGTTTCTCTTTTCTGATCTGAGGGCGTTGATCCTTTCGTTTATCCTCTTAATTTTGCCAAGGGTTGACTTGAATTCCTCATGTTTCTCCGAGGCCATCCTTCGGAATTCAAGAAACTTCTCATGGGCTTCATCAGCCTTCTTACGTATCTCATCCGTCTTTCTGAAGTACTCAAGCATCTCCTCATGATACTTCTGGGCCTCCTCTGAGAGTGAGACCACCTTCTCATGGTATTCCTCTGACTTCTTCCTGAGTTCAAGGGCCTTCTGTCTGGTCTCCTCATCCTCCTGGATCTTCATGAGCTTCTTACGTAGTTCATTGGCGGTCTTGACCAGTTCATTCTCCTTGTTAATGTCAAGGACCCTTGTTTCTATGATCTTATCTATCCTCCGGATCTCGTTCTCTATCTTTATCCGGTCACGACCACCGGATGACCACTCAAGCTTCTTTATCTCCTGGTTTATCTCGTCCCTGAGCTTCTTGTTCTCTTCAACCTTTGTATTTAT contains:
- the topA gene encoding DNA topoisomerase I, translating into MHEVIICEKPKSSEKIAGALFPDAERKKYRKVSYWEYSEGNKRVTIVSAVGHLYSLRPSKPGEEHFFDLEWAPLHEIDKKKNYVKDYLNVIKKFAIGADRYIHACDYDIEGTLIGFNAIRYGCGEDALKKTVRMKFSTLTGDEIQSAYENPIELDCGQVDSGAARHILDFIFGVNISRSLMKSVKEATNRFIKLSAGRVQTPTLAILVEREKEIREFEPVPYWIIQAELESGIVAESRRGKIFQRPLVDEVLERCGGSDASVRGVKVRDTVRKPPVPFDLGSLQSEAYRVFGFSPKKTQTIAQNLYTEGYTSYPRTSSQKLPESIGYRKILDRLSEDPRFGAHIEGLREPLKPHEGKKVDDAHPAIHPTGLLPSDLSSDERKIYELIVHRFISVFREDAILQTMRVDLEIGGEEFSFSRKRVSKRGWMDSYPYTRIEDEVFPDISKGDVMGVVGVSALEKETKPPARYNEASLIRELEKRGLGTKSTRADIIAKLYDRKYIEGKKIRVSPLGENIIDTLTKYCEKITSEELTRQFERELEEIMEGKISRGRVVDEAIEEVKSILSDIERNMKDIGRDLYKAYQDSRVVGECPECGRNLVIKYSPRNKSTFVGCSGYPDCRTVYSLPRGASVLKSRCEKCGLPMISYGRPRQRACLDPSCGKKESKGEEIVGKCPECGSDLIKRSGRYGEFVGCKGFPKCRFTCSVDDVQAA